The Toxoplasma gondii ME49 chromosome III, whole genome shotgun sequence genome includes a window with the following:
- a CDS encoding hypothetical protein (encoded by transcript TGME49_254040), with protein MYICMSILALVHIHVAVKSKYMLREADLNSSSHNDKCLCITDVNLLWGKYGDFDLPLLREYGRRSFPALWSRVFFPAMIFRETETDLRASRPATARSSSRKTNVCSRKLGHQSPCSTFHAKEWHVTVTWHTRCGNTRLLLVTFIFRSAMSQSEKDRS; from the coding sequence atgtatatatgtatgtctatTCTTGCACTTGTACACATTCATGTCGCTGTCAAAAGCAAATATATGCTCAGAGAAGCAGATCTGAATTCAAGCAGTCATAACGATAAATGCCTATGTATAACGGACGTGAATCTACTTTGGGGCAAATATGGTGACTTCGATCTACCACTGTTGCGTGAGTATGGAAGGCGGTCATTTCCAGCTCTCTGGAGTCGTGTATTCTTCCCTGCGATGATATTtcgagaaacggaaacagATTTGCGAGCGAGTCGACCAGCCACTGCACGGTCGAGCTCGAGGAAAACAAACGTTTGCTCCAGGAAATTGGGTCACCAGTCTCCCTGCAGCACATTTCACGCAAAGGAGTGGCACGTCACAGTGACCTGGCATACGCGTTGCGGAAACACGCGCCTACTGCTAGTGACGTTTATATTCAGATCGGCAATGTCGCAGTCAGAAAAGGACCGTTCATGA